GCGGATCTGCGCCTGCCGATCGGCGGGGAACTGGTCGATGATCCGGTCGACGGTGCTGCAGGCCGTGGTGGTGTGCAGCGTACCGAAGACCAGGTGACCGGTCTCGGCCGTCTCGATGGCCATCTCCATGGTCTCGAGATCACGGAGCTCGCCCACCAGGATCACGTCGGGATCCTCGCGCAGAGCCGCCCGCAACGCGCTCTTGAAGCTGTCGGTGTGCACGCCGACCTGCCGCTGGTTCACCAGGCACTGCTTGTTCGGGTGCACGAACTCCACGGGATCCTCGATCGTGATGATGTGCTCGCGCCGTTGCTCGTTCACCAGGTCGATCAGCGAGGCGATGGTCGTGGACTTCCCGCTGCCGGTGGGTCCGGTGACCAGCACCAGGCCCTTGTTCAGCAGTGCGAGCTCACGCACTTCCTTCGACAACCCGAGCTCGTCGGCCGGGACGATGTCGTCGGGGATCGCCCGGAACACCGCCGCCGGACCGCGGCGATCGAAGTACAGGTTCGCGCGGAAACGGCTGACGCCCTCGATGGCGTAGGCGAAGTCGGTGTCGTGGTGCTTGAGGAACTGGTCGCGATTGCGCTGCGGCGTGATCGCGAAGAGCATCCGGAACAGTTCGTCGGCCTCGAGCGGCTCGCGCTCGCCGTCGAGCTCCACGTGGCCGTCCACGCGGTAGACCGGCGGCTGTTCGCAGCACAGGTGAAGGTCGCTGGCCTGTTTCTCGACCGTCGCCCGCAGCAGTTCGTCGATCAGAGCGCGGTAGTTCGGCGGCAGATCGTCGGGCACCAGCAGGTCGGTCTGGTGGTCGTCCAGCGACGGGAGCGAGCTCGGGTCGAACCTGGGGACGCCGTTGGTGGACGTCACGGCGTCGGCCACCGCCGTCGCCGCGTCGGCGTCCTCGGCGCTCATCTCGTGCCACGATCCCGATGGGGCCGACGGACCGGATCCACCGCCGTCCGGCTGATACTCGTCGGGAGGCACCGCGGCCACCGCGGCCGAGTCCGCCTCCGGCGGCGGGGTCTCGCGCGCGATCTCCTGGGCCACGTCGGCGAAGGACGCATCGGTGGCATCGCCGGAGCCGTTCTTCGCGGTCTCCCAGATGGTCGCGACCATGGTGCCCTGATCGTCTTCCAGTACACCGGTGTAGGTGAGGGCACCCACCGAGTACACGAAACTCGCCGTCCCGTCCTCGCGGTAGGTGTCGATCACGTTGGGGTCGGCGAGTTCGGTGACCAGGGCCAGGATCTTGTCCGCGTCGAGCATCGCCTTGCTCACGGTCTTGGTGCCCGACAGGAAACGGAAGGCGGGCGCGCGGTCCTGTTCGAGGATCAATGCCTCGGCCTGGTACTCGGAAAGAGCAGAGAGGAAGCGATCGAGTTGGGCCATGACCGCCTTCGGTGGTTCGAGCGTGCACGAGGAAGCAGAGCTGAGGTGTGCCGGGTGACGGCCATGGTGCTCGTCCTCGCTGGTTGCCTCAGTCGAGACCGCCACCCGGCACGGTCGGCCACAGCACAGGGTGTGCCCACGTCCGAGGTACGACATCCCGTGGCACGACCCGGCACACCGAGGTACGTTCCACCACCGGTACCCGCGCGCCGGCCGCGCCGGCCGCTCTCGCACCGGAGCAGGCTGCACGATCGCGTGTGGGTCTTCGCGAGGCGCCCGTCACCACCGGGCTTCGCCGATGTCCGAAGCGGGCCGACGGACGAGGGCGCGTGGTTCCGCGTGACGGCGGAGAGGAAGGGGAACGACCCATGTCGATCCGGAACTTCCGCGCGATCCAGCGTGCGATCGTCGACTGCGACCGCTGTCCGCGTCTGCGCGCGCACTGCGCGAAGGTCGCCGCCGAGCGCAGGAAACAGTTCGCCGATCAGCAGTACTGGGGACGTCCGGTCCCCTCGTTCGGCGATCCACGCGCGCGCATGATGATCGTCGGACTCGCTCCCGCCGCCCACGGCGCCAACCGCACCGGCCGCATGTTCACCGGCGACAGTTCGGGCGACTGGCTGTACGAAGCCCTGCACCGCTACGGTTTCGCCAGCCAGGCCAGGTCGGTCTCGGCCGACGACGGCCTGGAGCTCGACGACTGCCTGGTCTCGGCCGCCGTCCACTGCGCGCCCCCTCAGAACAAGCCCACCCGAGAGGAACAGGACACCTGCCGGCACTGGCTGCACCGCGAGATCGACGAACTCGATCCGGAACTGGTGATCGTGCTCGGCCGCATCGCATGGGACGCATGGCTCCGCCTGCTCGACGAACGCGGTGTCGACCTCCCCTCACCGCGTCCGGAGTTCGCGCACGACCGTTTCGTGGAAATCGACCGAAGCCCGCTCGTGTTGCAGAGCTACCATCCGAGCCGCCAGAACACGAACACGGGTCGCCTGACCCGACGCATGTGGCACGCGGTGTTCCGTCGGGCCCGGCGTCACCTCGACTCGCTGGACTGATCCTCGACGCGCCCGCGACCCACGGCCCAGACCAGCAGCAACCAGGCCGCGATCAGACACACCCCGCCGATCGGAGTGATCGCACCCAGCCACGGCATGTCGAGGAGGACCAGCGCGAACAGGCTGCCACTGAACACCACGGTCCCGGCCACGAAGAACGACCCGGCCCATCGCAGACGAGCCGGGTCGAAGCGATCGTGCAGCACGGACACCAGCAGCATGACGGGAACGTGCGCCATGAGCAGGCGCACGCCGGTGTCGAAGGTGTCCAGACGGCGTGGAGGCACGTGTTCGGCCAGACCATGCGCCCCGAAAGCGCCCGCGGCCACCCCGATCGCACCGAGCACGGCGGCCGTGCGCAACAGCGTGCGATCGGTCGATCGGGGAATGCTCACGATCTCAGCGCGAGCGGGCCGACAGCTCGCGCTCGAGTCGCCGCTCGAGGTCCGGGTCGGAGGTGTAGTCGCTCTCGACCTCACGCGTCGGCACCGAGTCGTGGAGCTTCATCGACTGCTGCCGCTGCAGGAACCACAGGATCACGCCCAGGCCGACGAGCACCGCCAATACGGGAAAGATCCACACGAGCATGTTGAATCCCTCGAACCGTGGCGCCGAGAGGATCGACTCGCCGTAGCGCGAAATCAGCTCGTCGGTGATCTGCTCCTCGGTCCATCCGGCGGCGACCCAGCCCTTGATCTCCTCGCGAAGCACCGCGGCCTTGCCCGAGGTGCAGTCGCGCAGGTTCGAGCCGGGGCAGTAGGGGCTCATGTACTTCATCTGCAGGGACAGCGACATGTCCGCGATCTCCTGCTCGCTGCGCTCGACGGTGCCCGACGGCACACCGGCATCCTGGGCGAAGCCGGGGGCCGCGAGGAACAGACCGAGCACGGCGATCAGGACGAGCGCCGGAAAGCGACCACGCATGGACATGGGATCCTCCGGAGAAGGGCATGGGGGCACCGAATACCGTACCAGATTCACAGCTCGGCGCATCGTCCAACGGTGTGATGCGAGCACGGCGATTGTGCAAGGGCTCGCCGCAGGCTACTCTTCCTGTCCAACGCCACGGTCCCGGAGACGTTCCCACGTGATCGAATTCGAACTCGTCGTCAACGGCCAGTTGACCCCCCTGCAGCTCGTGGACGGGCTGCACCGGGTCGGCCGCGCCCCCGACAACGACATCACCATCTCGGTTCCCAGTGTGAGCAAGCACCACGCGGTTCTGCGCGTGGAGGGCGGGGCCCTGTTCGTTCGCGACCTTGGCAGTACCAATGGTACTGATATAGACGGAAAGCCCATCGGCAACGAGGAGATCGAGGCCGGGAAACACGCGACGGTGCGTTTCGCCGGGGTCCCGCTCTGGCGGGCGGTCCGCCAGGACG
The genomic region above belongs to Candidatus Krumholzibacteriia bacterium and contains:
- a CDS encoding PilT/PilU family type 4a pilus ATPase, translating into MAQLDRFLSALSEYQAEALILEQDRAPAFRFLSGTKTVSKAMLDADKILALVTELADPNVIDTYREDGTASFVYSVGALTYTGVLEDDQGTMVATIWETAKNGSGDATDASFADVAQEIARETPPPEADSAAVAAVPPDEYQPDGGGSGPSAPSGSWHEMSAEDADAATAVADAVTSTNGVPRFDPSSLPSLDDHQTDLLVPDDLPPNYRALIDELLRATVEKQASDLHLCCEQPPVYRVDGHVELDGEREPLEADELFRMLFAITPQRNRDQFLKHHDTDFAYAIEGVSRFRANLYFDRRGPAAVFRAIPDDIVPADELGLSKEVRELALLNKGLVLVTGPTGSGKSTTIASLIDLVNEQRREHIITIEDPVEFVHPNKQCLVNQRQVGVHTDSFKSALRAALREDPDVILVGELRDLETMEMAIETAETGHLVFGTLHTTTACSTVDRIIDQFPADRQAQIR
- a CDS encoding uracil-DNA glycosylase; translated protein: MSIRNFRAIQRAIVDCDRCPRLRAHCAKVAAERRKQFADQQYWGRPVPSFGDPRARMMIVGLAPAAHGANRTGRMFTGDSSGDWLYEALHRYGFASQARSVSADDGLELDDCLVSAAVHCAPPQNKPTREEQDTCRHWLHREIDELDPELVIVLGRIAWDAWLRLLDERGVDLPSPRPEFAHDRFVEIDRSPLVLQSYHPSRQNTNTGRLTRRMWHAVFRRARRHLDSLD
- a CDS encoding DUF423 domain-containing protein, whose protein sequence is MSIPRSTDRTLLRTAAVLGAIGVAAGAFGAHGLAEHVPPRRLDTFDTGVRLLMAHVPVMLLVSVLHDRFDPARLRWAGSFFVAGTVVFSGSLFALVLLDMPWLGAITPIGGVCLIAAWLLLVWAVGRGRVEDQSSESR
- a CDS encoding cytochrome c-type biogenesis protein, with protein sequence MSMRGRFPALVLIAVLGLFLAAPGFAQDAGVPSGTVERSEQEIADMSLSLQMKYMSPYCPGSNLRDCTSGKAAVLREEIKGWVAAGWTEEQITDELISRYGESILSAPRFEGFNMLVWIFPVLAVLVGLGVILWFLQRQQSMKLHDSVPTREVESDYTSDPDLERRLERELSARSR